The region AAATTCGACTCAGCGCCGGTGAAGCGTATCCCCCTCCCGGCTGACCATGCCTTGACATATTTTATCCGACGGGTCTCGTGATCAAGCGCCCATCGGCCGTATCTTGTCTCAGTATCATAAAATCTGCTGATAGCCTCATCATCACCAGTAAGCAAAGCGTCCGTCCTGGCCCTCAAGACCATGGTTATGTGACGTGTGAGAACCTCCCGGAGTTCGGAGTTGGCCCGGACCGCGAGCTGGCTATAAATGGCGTAGACCATGGAAAGCCCGAATAACACTGCCGCCCAGGCTAATCTAATCTTCATCTTCCACGACTCCCCCAAGCATTTTTAAAATAAATATATGCGTGGCGTTCTTTACCTATCCTGGCCCCAACCTGATAACCGTTCTCGGCCCCATAAGCCCCATATCCATAAATCTTATAAGCCTTACATATAGAACATAATCGAACCGGCCTCAGCCTTATGAAAACAGTTCTAACATGCCCTGGCTGCCAGTATCATTCTTTTTAGAGGGGTTAGGGAGCTGGTAAAGCGTGTCTACAGTGCTCTTGGCCCTGATCGGGGCCTTCTGCTGGGGGGTCGCGCCGATTTTCGGCAAGCTGGGTCTTACGCGGGTCGATGCCCTGTCCGCCCTATGCGTGAGAACACTCATGGCCGGATTAATGGTCATCTTCTGGCTTCTCATAAGCGGTCACGTCGGCGTCTTCAAGTACGTCCTGCCCCGGTCCTACTTCTTTATCGCCCTCGAGGCCATCCTGGCAACGCTGGTGGGGGATCTTGCATACTATGCAGCTCTGAAGCGGGGCAATGCGGGGCCGGTTATGCTCGTCATGTCGACGTCGCCACTTGTCACGATGGCTATGGCCATGTTTTTCCTGGGGGAGGATCCTTCATGGAAGCAACTGATCGGCGGCATCCTGATCATATGCGGGCTCCTGTTGGTCACGGGCCCGAAATAAAGGAAGAGAGAGCAGGCCCGAGATAAAAGGAAGGGCGGGGTGGGCCGGGGGCAAGCTGGCCAGCGGGTCGCGCGGCCAGTCGGCCAGGTCGATTGAGACCAATCGGGATCGATCGAAAGCAACAGATAGATTGGCCTGGATCAATGACCGGCCGGCCGCCGCGAAATAGGGTGGCTGTTACGCCCGGACCTTAATTAGCAGGTATGACGAGCCTCTGCCCAACCCATAGTGCATTTGGATCGGTGATGCCGTTCCAGTTCATAATCCTCTGGATTGAGGCCTTATACCTGACCGCTATCTGCCAGAGCGTGTCTCCAGGCTCCACAACGTAGATGATGCTGGACTCGCTACCCGACCACCAGGATGGCGACCCGGTATCTCTCCAACCTGACGCGCTCGACGTGTCGATGATTATAACCTGCCCGACCTTGAGGATATCGCTCCACAGGCCGGGATTGAGCTGTTTCAACCTGTATATTGTGGTTCCACTCTTACGAGCTATAATCCACAGGGTGTCACCCTGGCGTACGCGATAGTATTTCGTTCCCTGCCAGGAATCGCCCCTCCCGGGAGTGGGGTTTCCAGGCGCGCCCGGCATGCCCGGGTTGAAGGATTCCGCCAGGATCTTGCCTATGATGGCCAGCTCCTCGGAATCAGACGCCCAGGTTAGCTCGCGAATGGAATTTATGGTCCAGATCGCGTAGGCATCAGGCCCGAACGGCTGGATGAGGCCGATCTCAAAAAATCGGCCGCCATGGAGCACCGCGACTTTGGCCTCGCCCGTCCCAGACCACTGGCCCTTATCTATCTTATCCACGAGCACGAACTTGTCGTTTTCAGGGTCGAAGCCGTAAGCCTTGCCTTCCTCCCTGGCGACCTCGAGCGAGTCCAGGCGCCACGAATCAAGACCCCTGTAAGCCCGCATCTGGGCCTTGCCCAGGGCCTGCCAGTCGAGGGCCACCTGCCCGGTGAACACATTGTTGCTGGTGGGCTCCCCTACATTTACATTCCCAGTATCGGGACGGGGCGCCCTGTATGATGGGTGAAATATCGATGAAAACGAAGAACTCGAAGAATAACGCTCCTCGCCGGATGCCAGGCCTGAAAGGGCCATCATTCCCCCGATGAGCAGGCTCATCGCGAGGACTGTTAGAAACCTGAATCGCCTTCGCAGCTGTCTCTGCATCAGAAGCTTCTCCTCCTTCTCAAACTCAGACTCAACCTCAAAGCATGAATATGCGACTCTGCACCTGCGAATCCACACCTGGATGGTGCCATCGCTCGAGAGCTATAACCAAGCCCACCCCAGGCCTATGATAAACGTTTACCCGGGACGTGTCACCCCACAAATTGTGTCATACCATGCATGCTTAACCTAAATAGAGATGGTATATCTACGATTCCATATACATGCAAGATATATGCAAGAGGCTCATGTTCAACCCTATGTAACCTTAAATAAACATGTAGACTCAAATCTACAGACTCACGTAAGGTAGAATCACCCGTAAGATAGAATCAAATGAAAAAGAAGGAAGAGGGAAGCGCCGCCATGAAATTAACTTCGAGGGGCAACGGGTCGAGGATGAGGTTTCCTCTAAAAAAGGCCTGCCTTGCCGCGGCCGCCTGGTCTTTCGCCCACCAGATTCGCTCGAATTCCTCCCTGGTCGTGAATATCCCGAGGTAGGGCCAGCCGAATTTCGCCCGGACGAGCCGCAGGATATCCTTATAGCTCTTCTTCCACTCGGTTATCACAAGACCGTCGGCGACCAGGGAATCAGTGGTAGTGACCAGGCTGACCCGGCCGCCGGCTTTGCCGACGATCAGGCTCGCCCAGATCTCCCTGCCCGAAAAGATCGCGAGCACCGCCGTCCTGCCGTCAGGCACGCGCACGAGGACGTTCTTCAACCCATTATACGTTATCCCGCGGGGCTTTGCTTCCTTTGATTCCCTCGTGTATATATAAACCGCCCCATCGTCCTGCGCCTGCCCGATCATGTTGAAGAACCAGACCAGATAGTCATCAAAATCCTCGTCCACCTTGAATGATTTCTCCCATGAGGCATAGAGCTGCTGCAGCTTGCTGCGCTCGATGATCACCGTCTCGTCCGCGTTATACTCCTCCGCCAGCTCCCTCCCGCACGACTCGGGGTCGCTGACGCTGACCCCTGATGTGGGGAGGATTCCCAACACGGAATGGTAGACCTTTCTCACCCTGCCGCCATCATGGAGCACATAAACGCGCGGCCTCCCCCTGTATGGTCCCCAGATCAGGTCGTAGAGGCGCCTCCACTGTTTATAGTCAATGTCGAACATTGTCACATTCCGGTCCAGCACTACTTAACGCACCCCCAGATCTTCACCGTATATGGGCTGAGCTTCACCCTGAAACCGCCATCGCGGTCGCACCTTAGCGCGCCCCCGGCCCAGATATCCGAGATCTCCCGCGCCCCCTGAATAGTAATATATCCCTCCTTCTCCTCCGGGGTCGGATTCGCGGCAAATGCTATAGCCCTATATTTAGCTGCCTTGACGGCATCAGAGCCGGCACCAGCGCCAGTGCCCGCACTAGCATCAGCATCAGCACCGACAGCCAGAGGTTCCTGAACTGAATCATGAATCGCCACATCGATCTCCGGGGCGTCGCACCTGATGGGCCTGGGACCCCCCAGGGCGCCAAGCACGCGATCCAGAAGCCTGCCGAAACAGGCGGCATCATTAACATCCTTGATAAGGGGCGGCAAGAAACCCAGGACGCAGATCACACCCTTTCCATGCGGCTTCTGATATGCTATAGTCTCCCCTCCGGCCTTGAGCAGGGGTGTCACCCCGTCGCTATCGCCGAAAATATCGACCTGCCTGAGGTTACAGCCGTCAACCTCCACATCGCCTGCAAACCTGACCGGTCCGGGGAGGATATCTGCGTAGCCGCGGTATTCCTCCATCCGCTCGTTTAGCCATGGTATGCGCGGCCCGATGACGAGCGCCCCTCCATGCTGGACGTAATCAAGTAACCCCGCCTGGACGGTCCCGCCCAGGAAGTCAAAGGTTGGTGTGATTATGGCTCTATAGCCTCGCAGCCTTTCCCCCGGGGCGCCCTCCAGGAGCATCGCCGTGTCTCCTAGGCCAAAGGCGTGCTTAAATAACACCATAGCTTCATAATATGCCTTCCACCAATTTTTGTTCTCGACTTGAATAACATCCCTGAAATCCATTGATTCCCCGGCGACCAGCTCCTCAACAGGAAGCTCATCCCATGCGCCCATGTACCCCCGTGGGAGGCACAAGAGCTGCGCACTCGCCTCGAGGCGATCATATTCCCTGGCTCCAAGCAAAAGGATATCGCATCGCCTGCGAAGACCTGCGAGAGCGAGGTCGGGGTCCTGCAGGATACCGTTGAACTTGGTGTAAAAGTCAAAGAGTTCGCGCCGGATGCGGTTATCCCTTGCGATGGGAGAGCCGGTCCAGCGCTCCCTCTCCACGATCATGTGGAAGTCGAACGCCTTCAGGCCGTGCATGAGGCAGGCTTGCGCGATGAAACGCACATCCTCGACCAGGGGCGGCCGGTCGGCCCACGCCCGAATCCCAGAACTGAATTGAGCTGCGAAGGGAAGGCGGCTCGTCTCAGCGGCAAAGATCGCTTGTTCGCGGATCGCCCAATAGTTTTCCCTAAGGGGATAAACACCTGCGCCCTGGATATCTAAAACCCCCTCGGCTGCAGGGATGTTAAACGGGGTCCTGGCCAAGGCAACAGGATAGTTATGCATCAAGGCCACCCGGCCGTCGCCGCCAATGCCCCTATCCCTCCAGAGCTGGGCTATTCGTTTCAGCCCGTATAGGAGGTAATATTCCTTATACTCCGCCCAATCCAAGTAGTATGGGATATCTTTTTTAGATCCCGGCGCGAAATCGACTGGCGGGCGGATCTTCTCAAATGAAGAATAGGGGCCGCCGTGGCTCTCCAGATTCCCTCTGCCACCATATTTCTCAAGCAGGAACTGGCGATAAAGATTGATAGAAGCAGGGCAGTAATCAAGATCGTAAGTAGAATACCTCGACAGGTAACTCATCTCGTTGTCAATCCAGATGCCGATAACGCCCCCGTCAGGGTGGATGTGCCTCCTGATGATGGGTGCCAGGACATCGAACCAGACGCCAACCTCCATGTAGAATTTATCGCTCGCATAGCTCGGCACCGGGAACTGTTTCGGTGGATCGTTGAGAATCGCTACAACACCGCTGGCCGCCTGAGCCTGGCACTCCGGGTCGAGGATAACCCTTTCGGGGTACCCCCTGAACGTCAACTCGCCGCGCACGTGTGGCCCGGGCTTGATTAGAATCTTAAAGCCTTTCCCCTCCGCGAGAGAAAGAAATGCGTCAATATCCTTTCGCGAGTCGTTCCCGCCGAAATCAAATTCCCCGCGTTTGACCTCATGTACGCTCCAGGGTATGGAGGTCGAGATCATCCTAAAGCCCATCGCCGCGATGCTATCCAGGATATCGCCCCATAGCCCCCTTTCGATGCGCCAGTAGTCCATCGCGCCGCTGCAGAGGCACATATACTCATCATCAATCTGTAGGCCGCCTGGACCCACCTTTATACCCTTTACACCCATTCAAACACCACCTCCTCGCCCTTCCCCTGGCCTCATATCTCTTCTCCTCATATCATATTTATATTTATTTGCTTTGAGACTGCACCTATGATTGCACCTATGACGAGGAAGCAAAAGAGAGCCCCGGCGCTCTTCAGCGCCGGGGCTCCTCCATCCCTTACGGCTATGGCCCTTAAGGTCGCGCCCACCAGGCGGAATATAGGGTTCATTCGCCCGCTTTGCCGCCATCCCCGGGATAGTCCCGGGAAAGGAGGGTGCTGGCTCTCGCGTTTCCCTCTACAAGGTAGATAACCGTCGGTATGAGGACCAGCTGAATCAGTATCCCCGGCAAGCTCTTGACCACCCCGAGCGTGATGGGGTAGAAAACAGGGATCGCCTTGAGGCCAAACAGTGGGAGGATAAACGCCCCGAGCGCCCCGTAGACGATGCGGCCGGCAAACATGGCACATACGAGGGAGATAATGGCATTTTGCCTGAGCCGGCCATACAGGAATCCCGTCAGGAACCCATAAACCGCCAGCTCAACCATCATCATCTGGGCAACGGGCGGCATGAGTGGGGGCATCCCTGTGAAAACCGCGCTCAAGATGGGCGTCAGGAATCCCACCGCCGCCCCGGTGGCCGGGCCAGCAAAGAAGCCTGCGAGGAGAACCGGTATGTGCATGGGCAGGAACACAGGCCCCGCCCCAATGGCGTGAAATGCTATAGGCAGCACGATGCCAAGGGCAATGAACAACGCCCCCCAGACGAGATTACGGGTCTTTGAACGAATTGAGCGAGCCCCAGGATTGACCTTTACCTCTACCATGTCACCGGCCTCCACTCTTCTAAATTTGATTCTTAATACAGAAAGGCATACAAAAAGGCCATGAAGCCTCGCCCGCCATCCTGTGGCGGGATGAAGGCCTTCATGGCCCTTATCATTCCCGGTATTCATCTTTTTCGCGTCCTCACTTTACCTTACTTTGCCTTCCGCGCCCTTAACCCTCCCTCGCTCCCGTCTCCGCCTGCTCCGCCTGCAGGAATTCCCTTACCCGCTGCGCCAGCGCATCAAGCAGCCGTGGGAGAGTCTCGGACTGCACCCCGACAACATCAACCCTGCAACGGTTGATGGGGATCAAGAATTTCCTCGCCTTGCTCCTGGCAACAGCCTCCGCCATCCTGGGGGTCAATTCCCCGAGCATGGAGTGCGCCAACACGATCCCGATGGGCCCGAGGATCAGGTCGACGGCTTCGGCCGTCTGAACCACGGCGTTCTCGCCGGTAGCTCCTTCATCGGCCCCGGCCCTCAGCATCGCCCCGGTGGCGAGGGCGTTGGTGCCGAGCGCAACGAGTTCCACCCGCCCTGCCAGCTCCGGGGGAAGCTCCTTTCTAAGCTTTTCGATTATGCCCCTGCCTATCCCGCCACCCTGGCCGTCTATGACCGCGATGCGCATGATCTCCAATCTCTTGCCGCTGCCTTTATTCATTACTTACTCAACTTATGATTTCGTCATGACCATAATCCATACCTTCGCCTCACTCGGCGCAAATGTACTTTCGACATAAATGCCCGGACTCCTGCCGCAAGCCGGGGAAATCTAAGCCAGCAACGCCGCGGAGGCGGCTACAAGTGGAGGATAACTCGGGAACGCTCAGGCAAACGGCTCGTCCAGGACGAGCGTCTCCTCGCGCCCGCGGCCCACCGAGACGATGGCGATGGAGGCGCCCGTGAGCTCCGCGATTCTATTCAAATAAGCCCTGGCGGCGCCGGGCAGGTCCTCAAAACGCCTCACTGCGCAGGAACCCTCCGGCCAGCCTTCGAGCTCCTCGTAAACCGGCTCGCACCTCTCCAGCACGCGGAGGCTCGTCGGGAAATCCCTTACAACTCTTCCATCACAACGGTATGCCGTGCAGATATTCACCTTCGCAAACCCGGCGAGCGTGTCGAGGTGCATTATGGCGAGGCCGCTCAGCCCATTCACCCGCACCGCGTACCTCACGATCACCGAGTCAAACCACCCGCACCGCCTCGGCCGCCCTGTCGTGGTGCCATATTCCTGGCCCCGCTCCCTTATGGTGTCGCAGACCGGGCCGGAAAGCTCCGTCGGGAAGGGCCCTCCGCCGACGCGCGTGGTATACGCCTTTGCAACACCAATCACCTTATTGATCTTGGTCGGGCCGATGCCAAGCCCCGCCGCGATTCCCCCCGCAGTCGGCCAGGAGCTGGTGACATATGGATAGGTCCCGTGATCGACATCGAGGAGGGTCCCCTGAGCCCCCTCGAAGAGGACGTTCTTGCCGTGATCGATCGCGTCGTTTACCAGGATGGAGGAGTCTGCGACATAACCCCTTATGCGCTCGGCGTAAGGCAAGTACTCCTCCATGATCTGCTCCTTCGTGAAACCCTCGACCCCATAGACCTTTTGAAGCACGGTATTCTTCAACTTGAGCACAACGTCGAGCCGGTCGCTGAAGGCGTCCCTGTCCAGGATGTCCATGATGCGAATGCCGTTACGCGCAATCTTATCGGTGTAGACCGGCCCGATCCCGAGCGCCGTCGTGCCGATCTTCCCGCCACCGCGCATCTCCTCCTCCAGCTTATCCAGGAGCCTATGGTAGGGCATGATAACATGGGCGCTGCCGCTTATGCGGAGCCCGCTCACATCGATCCCCCTCTGCGTGAGGGAGTCCATCTCCTTGATCAGCACCGCCGGGTCGACAACGACCCCGTTACCGATGACGCACGTGGTCCCCTTATAAAGAATGCCTGAGGGCATGAGATGGAGCTTGAATATATCATCGCCCACCTTGACAGTATGACCCGCATTATTTCCACCCTGGTAGCGCGCCACAACATCCGCGCGCGAGGCAAGAAGGTCGGTTATCTTGCCCTTCCCCTCATCTCCCCATTGAGTCCCAACGACGGCTACTGTAGGCAATCGAATCCACCTCCAAATGACTTTACCCGAAACCCGGGCCCCAGACCCAGACTCAGATCCGGACCCGCGCCCGCTATGACTTGCGGCTCTGCTCCAGGTTGCTAAACCTCGAGAACTCCTTCTGAAAGTAAAGCTTGATCGAGCCGGTGGGGCCGTTACGCTGTTTTGCTATGATCACGTCCAGCGTATCCTTGTTCTCGCTCTCCTGCTCGTAGTAATCCTCGCGGTAGAGAAAGATCACAACATCGGCATCCTGCTCGATT is a window of Bacillota bacterium DNA encoding:
- a CDS encoding DUF3842 family protein, producing the protein MRIAVIDGQGGGIGRGIIEKLRKELPPELAGRVELVALGTNALATGAMLRAGADEGATGENAVVQTAEAVDLILGPIGIVLAHSMLGELTPRMAEAVARSKARKFLIPINRCRVDVVGVQSETLPRLLDALAQRVREFLQAEQAETGAREG
- a CDS encoding EamA family transporter — translated: MLLALIGAFCWGVAPIFGKLGLTRVDALSALCVRTLMAGLMVIFWLLISGHVGVFKYVLPRSYFFIALEAILATLVGDLAYYAALKRGNAGPVMLVMSTSPLVTMAMAMFFLGEDPSWKQLIGGILIICGLLLVTGPK
- a CDS encoding LysM peptidoglycan-binding domain-containing protein; this encodes MQRQLRRRFRFLTVLAMSLLIGGMMALSGLASGEERYSSSSSFSSIFHPSYRAPRPDTGNVNVGEPTSNNVFTGQVALDWQALGKAQMRAYRGLDSWRLDSLEVAREEGKAYGFDPENDKFVLVDKIDKGQWSGTGEAKVAVLHGGRFFEIGLIQPFGPDAYAIWTINSIRELTWASDSEELAIIGKILAESFNPGMPGAPGNPTPGRGDSWQGTKYYRVRQGDTLWIIARKSGTTIYRLKQLNPGLWSDILKVGQVIIIDTSSASGWRDTGSPSWWSGSESSIIYVVEPGDTLWQIAVRYKASIQRIMNWNGITDPNALWVGQRLVIPAN
- a CDS encoding adenylosuccinate synthase, with product MPTVAVVGTQWGDEGKGKITDLLASRADVVARYQGGNNAGHTVKVGDDIFKLHLMPSGILYKGTTCVIGNGVVVDPAVLIKEMDSLTQRGIDVSGLRISGSAHVIMPYHRLLDKLEEEMRGGGKIGTTALGIGPVYTDKIARNGIRIMDILDRDAFSDRLDVVLKLKNTVLQKVYGVEGFTKEQIMEEYLPYAERIRGYVADSSILVNDAIDHGKNVLFEGAQGTLLDVDHGTYPYVTSSWPTAGGIAAGLGIGPTKINKVIGVAKAYTTRVGGGPFPTELSGPVCDTIRERGQEYGTTTGRPRRCGWFDSVIVRYAVRVNGLSGLAIMHLDTLAGFAKVNICTAYRCDGRVVRDFPTSLRVLERCEPVYEELEGWPEGSCAVRRFEDLPGAARAYLNRIAELTGASIAIVSVGRGREETLVLDEPFA
- a CDS encoding ECF transporter S component, which gives rise to MVEVKVNPGARSIRSKTRNLVWGALFIALGIVLPIAFHAIGAGPVFLPMHIPVLLAGFFAGPATGAAVGFLTPILSAVFTGMPPLMPPVAQMMMVELAVYGFLTGFLYGRLRQNAIISLVCAMFAGRIVYGALGAFILPLFGLKAIPVFYPITLGVVKSLPGILIQLVLIPTVIYLVEGNARASTLLSRDYPGDGGKAGE